In a single window of the Neospora caninum Liverpool complete genome, chromosome VIIa genome:
- a CDS encoding replication factor-A C terminal domain-containing protein: MTGAQFSSPGGVKYCCLKTLNPYVVRWCLKVRVVERTDLISTKNARQFFTADLKDASGEVIRAVFWGDAAEQWSPVLKQGKVYQMSKGRVQVANKRFNTVGHQYELVFYRDSEIVEVPDEGDISTARKLKALMSLRDIAESKREVPFFADVLVVVVESQPITSVVSKKTGEEFKRRNVKVVDRSQYEMEISLWGNQVDALEGVSLPRVVAFTGLQVREWQGGRQASTGKGSEILTSLQAFAGAEKDSQSLLQWYKENSGTIRFASMSRSGPGDLGAAGSLEKRRVEEKCIDEIKQKTDGAFSFIGQIRRVYWRARRRGDEDRDRPMGGSQGAPDPQQAVIMYPACSSCRKKLVENGEGDYTCYACDKSHAQADWRYMLMVNFVDHTSNVAVRCFADQAEELLGVPANELQTWPLKDKEKLMDCLLPLDVYFRVVIRARVETYNGEERVQRTAIKIEKLSPVEAARRLVTMTKELLAQASPKAKDEISRKRPDALMSGDEGYSDENAPPNTYVEAA, encoded by the exons ATGACGGGAGCACAGTTTTCCTCTCCGGG AGGAGTCAAGTACTGCTGCCTAAAGACCTTGAACCCGTACGTGGTTCGCTGGTGCCTCAAAGTGCGCGTCGTGGAGCGCACGGACTTGATCTCCACCAAGAATGCGCGGCAATTCTTTACTGCCGATTTAAAGGACGCCTCG GGCGAAGTGATTCGCGCGGTCTTTTGGGGCGACGCGGCGGAACAGTGGAGCCCAGTCCTCAAGCAAGGCAAA GTTTACCAGATGAGCAAGGGCCGTGTGCAAGTGGCGAACAAGCGGTTCAACACGGTGGGGCACCAGTACGAGTTGGTGTTTTACAGAGACTCAGAAATCGTGGAAGTTccggacgaaggcgacaTTTCAACTGCTCGAAA GTTGAAGGCGCTGATGAGCCTGCGCGACATTGCAGAGTCCAAACGCGAGGTACCTTTCTTCGCCGACGTCCTCGTGGTCGTGGTCGAGTCCCAG CCGATCACCTCCGTGGTCTCAAagaagacaggcgaggagTTCAAACGCCGGAATGTGAAAGTTGTTGATCGCTCTCAGTACGAAATGGAAATCTCTCTCTGGGGCAATCAG gTCGATGCTCTCGAaggcgtttcccttcctcgcgtgGTTGCCTTCACTGGGCTGCAAGTGCGCGAGTGGCAAGGCGGCCGCCAGGCGTCGACGGGAAAGGGCAGCGAAATCCTCACCTCTCTGCAGGCGTTTGCCGGAGCCGAAAAAGACTCTCAAAGCCTCCTGCAGTGGTACAAGGAG AACAGCGGCACGATTCGCTTTGCCTCGATGTCGCGTAGTGGCCCAGGCGACCTTGGAGCAGCAGGTTCCCTTGAAAAGAGACGTGTGGAGGAAAAGTGCATCGACGAAATCAAGCAGAAGACTGAC GGGGCGTTTAGTTTCATTGGTCAGATTCGCCGGGTGTATTGGAGAGCGCGCagacgaggcgacgaagaccgGGATCGACCGATGGGAGGCAGCCAGGGCGCTCCGGATCCCCAACAGGCTGTCATCATGTAccccgcatgcagttcttGTCGAAAGAAGCTGgtggaaaacggcgagggcgactACACGTGCTACGCCTGCGACAAATCGCAC GCTCAGGCAGACTGGCGTTACATGCTGATGGTCAACTTTGTTGACCACACGAGCAACGTGGCGGTCCGGTGTTTCGCTGATCAAG ccgaaGAGCTGCTCGGAGTCCCTGCCAACGAACTCCAGACCTGGCCGCTCAAGGACAAGGAGAAACTCATggactgtctccttccgctcgAT GTCTACTTCCGCGTCGTGATTCGTGCCCGTGTGGAAACCTACaacggcgaagagcgcgtTCAGCGAACAGCCATCAAAATCGAGAAGCTCTCGCCGGTTGAGGCAGCGCGGCGTCTTGTAACAATGACGAAGGAGCTA ctGGCCCAAGCAAGTCCAAAAGCCAAGGACGAGATCTCCCGCAAACGCCCG GACGCGCTGAtgagcggagacgagggatACAGTGACGAGAACGCACCTCCAAACACTTACGTTGAGGCGGCCTAA